A stretch of DNA from Vulpes lagopus strain Blue_001 chromosome 12, ASM1834538v1, whole genome shotgun sequence:
TGCCCTGTTTATTCTTCTTGGCCCCTATCACAATCTGCCAGATTTGTTTAAATtatctgtctctcccactagatTCCAGGAGGCCAGTGACCCTGACTGCCAAGGGACATAATCAGGCAGTCCATGGGGCCAATCCACACTTTTTTTGTTTGCCTTGCATGgtgttttccaaaatttcaaTTTACTggcaatattcaaaaatcaagaGCTTTTACATAAAAATCCGAATGTCCAAGTTGTCTGGAAAAAAGATCTAGCACAATGGGCTGGAGGTGAGTGGCTGCCACCGCCTCTAGTCCTCACCCTGGCCCCCTCCACACCGCGTTGCATCACACTTGGCTGTCTGCACTCCTTTATCTTACCCGCCTGGTCCCTGGAGGCCTTTGGAGTCTAAATCCACTCAATTCACCCCCACAACTGAGAACATTTCAATTTACATATTGAAAGAGCAAGTAAGGTTGACTGTGGGAAGCCTCTACCCCACACAATTTGGAGGACACATAGACACTGTTCAGGTGCCTGAATTCTTCTTGGACCCCAGAACCAGCCTGGCTGTCCCTTGAATCCATGCTAAGGAGCTGGGCATTTCTCagattatataaatgatatatttaaagtagatGAATCTATTTTTAGATTAGATTTATCTAGGGATGCTTGGgcggctcagccgttgagcggctgccttcggctcagggcgtggtcctggggtcctggggtcccgcattgagctccctgcgaggagcctgcttctccccctgcctatgtctctgcctctcagcctCTCTTcgtgaataaagtctttaaaaaaaaaaaaagattagattcATCTAATAGTAAACTAAATAATGATCATATTTAGATCATTTAGATCATATTATtgtgttgattaaaaaaaagcgCTGCCCTAAATCCATAAAGAGGAGCAGGTAACTGGGTATGAGATAGTGGGAATTTGTCACGTTTAGGAGGTTCAGCATCTAAATCCCACTGAAGAAGTGCCAATCTATTCCATGAAAACGCTCTCTTCCAAGCAGGTGGGGCTGCCACAGGGTTACGGAGGTGAAACGTGCCAGAGAACACACGACGCGAGGAGCTCCCTGAACCTCCGCCGGCTCCTGCGCGACCCTAACACCCTCCTCCCGCATTGCGCAGGCGCCTAGGCCGAccagcccttccctcccccttccacctCTCCCAGAATCGAGAGGACGTCCTCCCGCAGCCCAGAGCTCCTGCGCAAGCGCCGTCCCGCGTCCCCGCCCCCGGACCAATCGGAAACGGCGGCGCCGGGGCGCGTGGGCCACGAcgtcgggggcggggccgggacgTGAGGGCAGCGCGCTGGCGTCACAGGGGCGGCTATATAAGTGAATACTGGCGCCGCCCCTCCGCCCCAGTCACTGAGCCGCCGCCGAGGACTCAGCAGCCTCCCCCTCGAGCCCCCTCGCTTCCCGACGCTCCGTCCCCCCCGCCCGCCTTCTCCCGCCGCCGCCTTCCGCAGGCCGTTTCCACCGAGGAAAAGGAATCGTATCGTATGTCCGCTATCCAGAACCTCCACTCTTTCGGTGAGCTGCGGAAGGGTCCCGCGGGGAGAAAGGCCTGGGTGGGGCGGCCAAGTGCCCTGGACCCGGAGACGCGGCCCGGGAACCTGCCAGGTGTCCCCGGCTTCCGTGAACTTAGGTGGAGGGGGGAGGTACCCGGGCTCGCACGAAGCGGGGCTCCCCCCGGGCCCCGGGATCGGCCTTTAAAGCGCGACCGGAAGGAGCGGGCCAGGGAGGCAGCCCTTGGGCGGGCCTGGCGTCTCGGGTGGCGCATTTACTAATGGCTCCCGGGCCGCCTTGGGCCACACCCGCCCCCTCCCGCCAGCCGTGCGTCACGTCCGTTACGTCACCGCCGTTGTCGCGGAGCCGGGAGTGAGAGGCGGCGCCAGCCCTAAGTGACAAACGCTCTTGCCAATGGGGTGGGAAGCTTGGCCCCGCCTTGGAGCTCGGGTTCCGGCCTGTTGCATCAGCCGGGTGGGGCGCTGCCTGCTAGCCCAGGCTCCCCCAGCACGTGATCGCCTTCCGAGGGCggacctggggcaggaggccCAGGCTTTCCCGGGCGCTGGGGAAGCTTGCCGTCCCGGACTGACCCGTTCGTGGACAGCCAGCAAGGACAGATCTGACGTTGATCTAAGCCCTGACGGTTTCAGTATTTGTCTCCGCGCGCGCTGGAAGATCcatgggggaggcgggggcgggcagTGGCGCCGGAGCCCCAGTACCCGTAACCGAACTTGATCTTTCTTCCCAGACCCCTTTGCTGATGCAAGTAAGGGTGATGATCTGCTTCCTGCTGGCACTGAGGATTATATCCATATAAGAATTCAACAGAGAAACGGCAGGAAGACCCTTACTACTGTCCAAGGGATCGCTGATGATTACGATAAAAAGAAACTAGTGAAGGCGTTTAAGAAGGTAGGCCTTAAATGAAATTGtaggaaaaaattacatttaaccTGTTGGAATCGGGGGTGCTAACTTCTAATGCTTCTCATTTGGGATTATTAGTGCACTGGGGCTGTTGCTTGGcctaatttgtttgttttgttggtgcTTGCAGAAATTTGCCTGCAATGGTACTGTAATTGAGCATCCAGAATATGGAGAAGTAATTCAGCTACAGGGTGACCAACGCAAGAACATATGCCAGTTCCTGGTAGAGGTGAGTTGAGTCACTTGTAATAATCTATTTGTGTGTCTGGCCTGGCTACTGTCAGATCCTGCCTAGTCCTTTCAAGCTCTTCTGGAGACACGGAGGCTTGTTTTGTAAGGCTAAGCAAAACAAATTGTCTGCCTTAAAAAACTTTACATGGATCTTTTTTCctaagacttttaattttttttaagtgatctctac
This window harbors:
- the EIF1 gene encoding eukaryotic translation initiation factor 1; this translates as MSAIQNLHSFDPFADASKGDDLLPAGTEDYIHIRIQQRNGRKTLTTVQGIADDYDKKKLVKAFKKKFACNGTVIEHPEYGEVIQLQGDQRKNICQFLVEIGLAKDDQLKVHGF